One region of Streptomyces capillispiralis genomic DNA includes:
- a CDS encoding CCA tRNA nucleotidyltransferase: MPNANEETSALSQVQDRAVNELLRIAPVADDLARRFQEAGFSLALVGGSVRDALLGRLGNDLDFTTDARPQDVLKIMRPWADTVWDVGIAFGTVGAQKNARVGDVDRSFQIEVTTYRSEAYDRTSRKPEVSYGDSIEDDLVRRDFTVNAMAVVLPEKRFVDPHGGLGDLAARVLCTPGTPEASFSDDPLRMMRAARFAAQLDFVVAPEVVTAMKEMAGRIDIVSAERVRDELNKLILSPHPRKGLALLVDTGIAEYVLPELPALHLERDEHHRHKDVYEHTLIVLEQAMALEEDGPDLTLRLAALLHDIGKPRTRRFEDDGRVSFHHHEVVGAKMTKKRMTALKYSNELVKDVSRLVELHLRFHGYGTGEWTDSAVRRYVRDAGPLLGRLHKLTRSDCTTRNRRKATALSRAYDGLEQRIAQLQEQEELDAIRPDLDGNQIMEILGVKPGPAVGEAYKHMLELRLENGPMDHDAAVAALKEWWAGHQG, translated from the coding sequence GTGCCGAACGCCAACGAAGAAACCAGTGCCCTGAGCCAGGTGCAGGACCGTGCAGTGAACGAACTGCTGCGGATCGCGCCGGTCGCCGATGACCTCGCCCGCCGATTTCAGGAGGCCGGGTTCTCACTTGCCCTGGTCGGCGGCTCGGTACGCGACGCGCTGCTCGGCCGTCTCGGCAATGACCTCGACTTCACGACCGATGCCCGCCCGCAGGACGTGCTGAAGATCATGCGTCCCTGGGCGGACACCGTCTGGGACGTCGGCATCGCCTTCGGTACGGTCGGCGCCCAGAAGAACGCCCGCGTCGGGGACGTCGACCGCAGCTTCCAGATCGAGGTGACCACCTACCGGTCGGAGGCCTACGACCGCACCTCGCGCAAGCCCGAGGTGTCGTACGGCGACTCCATCGAGGACGATCTGGTCCGCCGTGACTTCACGGTGAACGCGATGGCCGTCGTGCTCCCGGAGAAGCGGTTCGTCGATCCGCACGGCGGTCTCGGCGATCTCGCGGCGCGGGTGCTGTGCACGCCGGGCACTCCCGAGGCGTCCTTCTCGGACGATCCACTGCGAATGATGCGGGCCGCCCGGTTCGCCGCCCAGCTCGACTTCGTGGTGGCACCCGAGGTGGTCACGGCCATGAAGGAGATGGCCGGACGCATCGACATCGTCTCCGCCGAGCGTGTACGGGACGAGTTGAACAAGCTCATCCTTTCTCCGCACCCCCGCAAGGGGCTGGCGCTGCTCGTGGACACGGGGATCGCCGAGTACGTCCTGCCCGAGCTGCCGGCCCTGCACCTGGAGCGGGACGAGCACCACCGGCACAAGGACGTCTACGAGCACACGCTGATCGTCCTGGAGCAGGCGATGGCCCTGGAGGAGGACGGTCCTGACCTGACCCTCCGCCTGGCTGCCCTGCTGCACGACATCGGCAAGCCGCGTACGCGCCGCTTCGAGGACGACGGCCGGGTCTCGTTCCACCACCACGAAGTGGTCGGCGCGAAGATGACGAAGAAGCGGATGACGGCGCTCAAGTACTCCAACGAGCTCGTGAAGGATGTCTCACGTCTCGTTGAGCTCCATCTGCGCTTTCACGGCTACGGCACCGGGGAGTGGACGGACTCCGCCGTCCGCCGCTACGTCCGTGACGCCGGACCGCTCCTCGGTCGGCTCCACAAGCTGACCCGCTCGGACTGCACCACACGCAACCGGCGCAAGGCCACCGCGCTCTCACGCGCGTATGACGGCCTGGAGCAGCGGATCGCTCAGCTCCAGGAACAGGAGGAGCTGGACGCCATCCGTCCGGACCTCGACGGCAACCAGATCATGGAGATCCTCGGCGTCAAGCCTGGCCCGGCCGTCGGTGAGGCGTACAAGCACATGCTGGAGCTCCGGCTGGAGAACGGTCCGATGGACCACGACGCCGCGGTGGCGGCGCTCAAGGAGTGGTGGGCCGGCCATCAGGGCTGA
- the murJ gene encoding murein biosynthesis integral membrane protein MurJ → MNAPYDGDRGHAAGNSGHPESDPPQGPPPGHGQVPQPPVDPYLQDAYDQDPYRAQDIAAQDPVAEALYDRAAHPPPPPGTYTPQQPLYGQPPQSPYAPDPRVWAPTPAPEPDGPTQYLPYGDDPRTTQFVGVDDLVGHAGEQHQEPDAFAHLFRDQQQNGAFPDQQQAGEYPGHHGTGYPGPQQTGARQPYEAAPVPGPSSAPGHYAGATPPPAAEPPVPEPTPAPAPKKGGRAGGLLKSSAVMAAGTMVSRLTGFVRSAMIVSALGLALLGESFQIAYQLPTMIYILTVGGGLNSVFVPQLVRAMKDDEDGGEAYANRLLTLVMVALAALTALAWLAAPMLVRALSVSVATDPAANDVAVTFTRFFLPSIFFMGVHVVMGQILNARGRFGAMMWTPVLNNIVIIVTLGTFIWVYGTAADSRMTVENIPPEGERLLGVGVLLGLVVQALAMIPYLRETGFRIRLRFDWRGHGLGKAAMLAKWTILFVLANQAGALVVTQLATASVKASGVNGTGFSAYANAQLIWGLPQAIITVSLMAALLPRISRSAAEDDGGAVRDDISQGLRTTAVAIVPIAFGFVALGIPMCTLIFGSSGTGAATNMGYMLMAFGLGLIPYSVQYVVLRAFYAYEDTRTPFYNTVIVAAGNAIASAVCFVVLPARWAVVGMAASYGLAYVIGVGVAWGRLRKRLGGDLDGARVLRTYARLCIASVPAALLSGAACYGVVQTLGQGVAGSFAALLAGGAVLLGVFYVAARRMRIEEVNSLVGMVRGRLGR, encoded by the coding sequence ATGAACGCGCCGTACGACGGTGACCGCGGCCATGCCGCGGGCAACTCGGGCCACCCCGAGTCGGACCCGCCGCAGGGTCCGCCGCCCGGGCACGGCCAGGTGCCGCAGCCGCCCGTCGACCCCTACCTTCAAGACGCCTACGACCAGGATCCCTACCGGGCGCAGGACATCGCCGCCCAGGACCCGGTCGCCGAGGCGCTCTACGACCGCGCCGCCCACCCGCCGCCCCCTCCCGGCACGTACACCCCCCAGCAGCCGCTGTACGGTCAGCCGCCCCAGTCGCCGTACGCTCCCGACCCCCGGGTCTGGGCCCCCACCCCCGCGCCGGAACCGGACGGTCCGACGCAGTACCTGCCGTACGGCGACGATCCCCGCACGACGCAGTTCGTGGGCGTGGACGACCTGGTCGGCCACGCGGGGGAGCAGCACCAGGAGCCGGACGCCTTCGCTCACCTCTTCCGTGACCAGCAGCAGAACGGCGCGTTCCCGGACCAGCAGCAGGCCGGGGAATACCCCGGCCACCACGGAACCGGATACCCGGGCCCGCAGCAGACGGGGGCCCGGCAGCCCTACGAGGCCGCGCCCGTGCCCGGACCGTCCTCCGCGCCCGGCCACTACGCGGGGGCCACACCACCGCCCGCCGCCGAACCTCCCGTACCCGAGCCGACTCCCGCCCCCGCCCCGAAGAAGGGCGGCCGTGCCGGGGGACTGCTGAAGTCGAGCGCGGTGATGGCGGCCGGCACGATGGTGTCCCGCCTCACCGGGTTCGTCCGCTCCGCCATGATCGTCTCCGCGCTGGGCCTCGCCCTGCTGGGCGAGTCGTTCCAGATCGCCTATCAGCTGCCGACGATGATCTACATCCTCACCGTCGGCGGTGGTCTCAACTCGGTCTTCGTGCCGCAGCTCGTGCGGGCGATGAAGGACGACGAGGACGGTGGCGAGGCCTACGCCAACCGTCTGCTGACACTGGTGATGGTGGCTCTGGCCGCGCTCACCGCCCTCGCATGGCTGGCCGCCCCGATGCTGGTCCGCGCGCTGTCGGTCTCCGTCGCCACCGACCCCGCCGCGAATGACGTCGCGGTGACCTTCACCCGCTTCTTCCTGCCCTCGATCTTCTTCATGGGCGTGCACGTGGTGATGGGTCAGATCCTCAACGCGCGAGGCCGGTTCGGCGCGATGATGTGGACTCCGGTCCTCAACAACATCGTCATCATCGTCACGCTCGGCACGTTCATCTGGGTCTACGGCACCGCCGCGGACTCCCGGATGACCGTCGAGAACATCCCGCCGGAGGGCGAGCGACTGCTCGGCGTGGGCGTGCTCCTCGGCCTGGTGGTCCAGGCGCTGGCGATGATCCCGTACCTGCGCGAGACCGGGTTCCGCATCCGCCTGCGCTTCGACTGGAGGGGCCACGGTCTCGGCAAGGCCGCCATGCTCGCCAAGTGGACGATCCTCTTCGTCCTCGCCAACCAGGCCGGCGCGCTGGTGGTCACCCAACTGGCGACCGCCTCGGTCAAGGCCAGTGGAGTCAACGGCACGGGCTTCAGCGCCTACGCCAACGCCCAGCTCATCTGGGGGCTGCCCCAGGCGATCATCACCGTCTCCCTGATGGCCGCCCTCCTGCCCCGCATCTCGCGCTCGGCGGCCGAGGACGACGGTGGAGCCGTCCGCGACGACATCTCCCAGGGCCTGCGCACCACGGCGGTCGCGATCGTGCCGATCGCCTTCGGATTCGTCGCGCTCGGCATCCCCATGTGCACGCTGATCTTCGGCTCCTCGGGCACCGGAGCCGCCACCAACATGGGCTACATGCTGATGGCGTTCGGCCTCGGCCTGATCCCCTACTCCGTGCAGTACGTCGTCCTGCGGGCCTTCTACGCGTACGAGGACACCCGAACCCCCTTCTACAACACGGTCATCGTGGCCGCGGGCAACGCGATCGCCTCGGCCGTCTGCTTCGTCGTGCTCCCGGCCCGCTGGGCCGTGGTGGGCATGGCCGCCTCGTACGGCCTGGCGTACGTGATCGGTGTCGGCGTCGCCTGGGGCCGACTGCGCAAGCGGCTCGGCGGGGACCTGGACGGTGCCCGGGTGCTGCGGACGTACGCGCGACTGTGCATCGCCTCCGTGCCGGCCGCTCTGCTCAGCGGCGCGGCCTGCTACGGAGTCGTGCAGACACTCGGCCAGGGCGTCGCGGGGTCGTTCGCGGCGCTGCTGGCCGGCGGGGCCGTCCTCCTCGGGGTCTTCTACGTGGCCGCCCGGCGGATGCGTATCGAGGAGGTCAACTCTCTGGTCGGTATGGTCCGCGGACGCCTGGGACGCTGA
- a CDS encoding DUF6049 family protein — MAEAADFQGTPPSPARRWLRRTGALLAGAPLLAGLMQLPAASPAEAAAPDGAQAASGAGSVSVSVNSLTPEAPAEGDTVTVSGTVTNKGRQTVTDAHVDLRVGPLLNTRSSIDTVAKNSDDVQGAIGPEVDDKYSEEFDKLTPGVSQSFTLSVPVDELDLGKDGVYQLAVSLAGQTPAQPWEQTLGVQRTFLPWQPEEAGTRTKTTFMWPLVSTVHMTAETGSDEQQTPVFHDDELAKEIAPGGRLDRMVALGKDLDVTWVIDPDLLASVEAMTDRYEITGEGDDTVVGGHQDVAKRWLTEVQKAVADREVVALPFGDPDLASLAHSGTSVTGSLSHLKEASDVASDTVESILHVEPTTDFAWPVDGALDPSIVKVATSAGADKVIARSDTFEETSGLSYTPSAPRPVGGGTTAVVADARLSTAFQGDLTTASAATLAVQRFLAQSLTLGLQTGQQRSVVVAPQRTPTASQARTMAEALSVLQDGTWSEPQDLTSAAKAKPDPAAATRIPSASSYPSSLRKRELPRSTFEQIARTQAKLDKFKVILSDQSRVVTPFGRALNRAMSASWRGRQSEAAIYRSGVEAYLDDLLGQVRLIDKSETKLSGRSATIPVTVQNNLVQGVEHLVLRLTSTNPTRLEIGGNSYEEQPVAVSGGHSQSVKFTTSANANGRATVVAQLYTQDGQKYGEPVTFDVKVTEITATVMLVIGGGVLLLVLAGFRMYTQRKRAAAREAAEQENEAGEDADGPQNPDAAEERPTREPEADSRTDGQEQPSDPAPDTAPESTDPSGTGERVDR, encoded by the coding sequence GTGGCCGAGGCGGCAGACTTCCAGGGGACACCTCCCTCACCTGCCCGCCGCTGGCTGCGGCGCACCGGAGCCCTGCTGGCCGGAGCGCCGCTCCTGGCCGGGCTCATGCAGCTGCCGGCCGCGTCGCCCGCGGAAGCAGCCGCACCCGACGGGGCGCAGGCCGCCTCCGGCGCGGGCTCGGTCTCCGTGTCCGTGAACTCCCTCACGCCCGAGGCCCCGGCCGAGGGCGACACCGTGACCGTGTCCGGAACGGTGACCAACAAGGGCAGGCAGACCGTCACCGACGCCCACGTGGACCTGCGGGTCGGGCCCCTGCTGAACACCCGCTCGTCGATCGACACCGTCGCCAAGAACAGCGACGACGTACAGGGCGCGATCGGCCCGGAGGTCGACGACAAGTACTCCGAGGAGTTCGACAAGCTCACCCCGGGCGTCTCGCAGTCCTTCACCCTCTCCGTGCCGGTGGACGAGCTGGACCTCGGCAAGGACGGCGTCTACCAGCTGGCCGTCTCCCTCGCCGGACAGACCCCCGCGCAGCCGTGGGAGCAGACCCTCGGCGTCCAGCGGACGTTCCTGCCGTGGCAGCCCGAGGAGGCCGGCACCAGGACGAAGACGACGTTCATGTGGCCTCTGGTCTCCACCGTCCACATGACGGCGGAGACGGGCTCGGACGAGCAGCAGACACCCGTCTTCCACGACGACGAGCTCGCCAAGGAGATCGCCCCGGGCGGCCGGCTGGACCGTATGGTCGCGCTGGGCAAGGACCTCGACGTCACCTGGGTGATCGACCCGGACCTGCTGGCGTCCGTCGAGGCGATGACCGACCGTTACGAGATCACCGGCGAGGGTGACGACACCGTCGTCGGCGGCCACCAGGACGTCGCCAAGCGCTGGCTCACCGAGGTGCAGAAGGCGGTGGCGGACAGGGAGGTCGTCGCGCTGCCGTTCGGAGACCCCGACCTGGCGTCCCTGGCTCACAGCGGCACGTCCGTCACCGGCTCGCTGAGCCACCTCAAGGAAGCCTCCGACGTCGCCTCCGACACGGTGGAGTCGATCCTCCACGTGGAACCCACCACGGACTTCGCCTGGCCCGTCGACGGCGCCCTCGATCCCTCCATCGTGAAGGTCGCCACCTCCGCCGGCGCCGACAAGGTCATCGCGCGCAGCGACACCTTCGAGGAGACCAGCGGGCTGTCCTACACGCCCTCCGCGCCCCGGCCCGTCGGCGGCGGCACCACGGCCGTCGTCGCCGACGCCCGGCTGTCCACCGCGTTCCAGGGCGACCTGACCACGGCTTCCGCGGCCACACTCGCGGTGCAGCGGTTCCTGGCCCAGAGCCTGACCCTCGGCCTGCAGACGGGGCAGCAGCGCAGCGTCGTCGTCGCGCCGCAGCGGACGCCGACCGCGAGCCAGGCGCGGACGATGGCCGAGGCCCTCTCCGTCCTCCAGGACGGGACCTGGTCCGAGCCGCAGGACCTCACCTCGGCCGCCAAGGCCAAACCGGACCCCGCGGCCGCCACCAGGATCCCCTCGGCCTCCTCGTACCCCTCCTCGCTGCGCAAGCGGGAACTGCCGCGGTCGACGTTCGAGCAGATCGCGAGGACGCAGGCCAAGCTCGACAAGTTCAAAGTGATCCTCTCCGACCAGTCCCGGGTGGTGACCCCGTTCGGGCGTGCCCTGAACCGGGCGATGTCCGCGTCGTGGCGCGGCCGGCAGTCCGAGGCGGCGATCTACCGCAGTGGTGTCGAGGCGTACCTGGACGACCTGCTCGGCCAGGTGAGGCTCATCGACAAGTCGGAGACGAAACTCTCCGGCCGCAGCGCCACGATCCCCGTGACGGTCCAGAACAACCTGGTACAGGGCGTCGAGCACCTGGTGCTCCGGCTCACCTCGACCAACCCGACCCGTCTCGAGATCGGCGGGAACTCCTACGAGGAGCAGCCCGTCGCGGTCTCCGGCGGCCACAGCCAGTCGGTGAAGTTCACCACGTCCGCCAACGCCAACGGCCGTGCGACGGTGGTCGCGCAGCTGTACACGCAGGACGGCCAGAAGTACGGCGAGCCCGTCACGTTCGACGTGAAGGTCACCGAGATCACCGCCACGGTGATGCTGGTCATCGGCGGTGGCGTGCTGCTGCTCGTCCTCGCCGGCTTCCGGATGTACACCCAGCGCAAGCGCGCCGCGGCCCGCGAGGCAGCGGAGCAGGAGAACGAGGCGGGCGAGGACGCCGACGGCCCGCAGAACCCGGACGCCGCCGAGGAGCGTCCCACCCGGGAGCCCGAGGCCGACTCCCGGACCGACGGCCAAGAGCAGCCGAGTGACCCGGCACCGGACACCGCTCCGGAAAGCACCGACCCGTCCGGCACGGGTGAGAGAGTGGACCGTTGA